In Rattus norvegicus strain BN/NHsdMcwi chromosome 1, GRCr8, whole genome shotgun sequence, a genomic segment contains:
- the Pwwp2b gene encoding PWWP domain-containing protein 2B isoform X1 has product MEPRAGCRLPVRVEQVVNGALVVTVSCGERSFAGILLDCTKKSGLFGLSPSTLLPLADNSSAISCHGQVPEEGTGEVMQLETGPLPPHHQDPEKDQPPKTAVPEPPPPLIPPVPAGNLPPFPPYFEGAPFPHPLWLRNTYQQWVPQPPPRAIKRTRRRLSRNRDPGRLILSTIRLRPRQVLCEKCKSTVSPQDASPGPLNTPKPRRRLGSGPDSEYRKPEEPEDSAVIAMAAPRRNKREKREEDRVAGERIPRSPVIKISYSTPQGKGEVVKIPSRVHGSVEPFCPQQSLQNGSQDSEVSRDGETKGGGDRPSSGLSASIPKLKLTRPVPPVSDLPPPKIRLKPHRLGNGEHEPLYRAELVEELNGCPRGPLASSPALFADGSTHGLEDLSSGSSGEDDDLKRFPQGKHGRDGLAFLVDCPGRRADCTSESVCSSTDSLDELKSSGSEVTSPDTGDLSSGDSASVPSSSADTRQTVPPLTVRLHTQSVSQCVTEDGRTVAVGDIVWGKIHGFPWWPARVLDISLGQKEDGEPSWQEAKVSWFGSPTTSFLSISKLSPFSEFFKLRFNRKKKGMYRKAITEAANATQHVAPEIRELLTQFEM; this is encoded by the exons ATGGAGCCGCGGGCCGGCTGCCGGTTGCCGGTGCGGGTGGAACAGGTCGTCAACGGCGCGCTGGTGGTCACCGTGAGCTGTGGCGAGCGCAGCTTCGCCGGGATCCTGCTGGATTGCACGAAAAA GTCTGGTCTCTTTGGCCTGTCTCCATCTACTCTGCTGCCTCTGGCTGACAACTCCTCTGCCATCAGCTGTCATGGCCAGGTTCCTGAGGAGGGAACTGGAGAAGTGATGCAGCTGGAGACAGGACCTCTGCCTCCTCACCACCAAGACCCTGAGAAGGATCAGCCTCCCAAGACAGCTGTGCCTGAGCCGCCCCCACCTCTCATACCACCTGTGCCTGCCGGGAACCTGCCTCCCTTTCCACCTTACTTTGAGGgtgcccccttcccccacccactgTGGCTGAGGAACACCTACCAGCAGTGGGTGCCGCAGCCCCCACCCAGGGCCATCAAGCGGACCCGTCGGCGACTTTCCCGAAACCGGGATCCAGGCAGACTCATTCTTAGCACAATCCGCCTGCGGCCACGTCAGGTACTATGTGAGAAATGCAAGAGTACTGTGAGTCCTCAGGATGCCAGTCCTGGCCCCCTGAACACCCCCAAACCCCGCCGGAGGCTAGGCAGTGGCCCTGACAGTGAATACCGAAAGCCAGAGGAACCGGAAGACAGTGCCGTCATAGCCATGGCCGCACCAAGGAGAAACAAGAGGGAGAAGCGGGAAGAGGACAGGGTTGCCGGAGAGCGTATCCCAAGGAGCCCAGTCATCAAGATCTCCTACAGCACACCACAGGGTAAGGGTGAGGTGGTCAAGATCCCATCCAGAGTGCATGGCTCCGTGGAGCCCTTCTGCCCCCAACAGTCTCTACAGAATGGCAGCCAGGACTCAGAGGTATCGAGGGATGGGGAGACCAAGGGTGGTGGAGACCGACCATCCAGCGGGCTTTCAGCCTCCATCCCCAAGCTGAAGCTGACTCGTCCAGTGCCTCCTGTCTCAGACCTGCCACCTCCCAAAATCCGCCTGAAGCCCCACCGGCTGGGGAATGGAGAGCATGAGCCTCTGTACAGGGCTGAGCTGGTAGAGGAGCTGAATGGATGCCCACGAGGCCCCCTGGCCAGCTCCCCTGCTCTCTTTGCTGATGGCTCTACCCATGGGCTAGAGGACTTGTCTTCTGGAAGTTCTGGTGAGGACGATGACCTCAAGAGATTTCCCCAAGGTAAACATGGCCGTGATGGCTTGGCTTTTCTTGTCGACTGCCCTGGGAGGAGAGCAGACTGTACCAGTGAATCTGTGTGCAGCAGCACCGACAGCCTGGATGAATTAAAATCATCTGGCTCAGAAGTGACATCTCCAGACACAGGAGACCTGTCATCTGGCGACAGTGCCTCTGTTCCTTCGTCTTCTGCTGACACTCGCCAGACAGTCCCTCCCCTCACGGTCAGGCTGCACACGCAGAGCGTCTCACAGTGTGTGACTGAAGACGGAAGGACGGTGGCTGTAGGGGACATTGTGTGGGGTAAGATTCATGGTTTTCCTTGGTGGCCAGCACGTGTCCTTGACATCAGCCTTGGCCAGAAGGAGGATGGAGAGCCCTCTTGGCAAGAAGCGAAAGTCTCATGGTTTGGGTCTCCAACTACATCATTCTTGTCTATTTCGAAACTGTCCCCTTTCTCTGAATTTTTCAAACTGAGATTTAACCGTAAGAAGAAGGGGATGTATCGGAAAGCTATAACTGAGGCTGCAAATGCCACACAACATGTGGCCCCAGAAATAAGGGAGCTCTTGACCCAATTTGAAATGTAA
- the Pwwp2b gene encoding PWWP domain-containing protein 2B produces the protein MEPRAGCRLPVRVEQVVNGALVVTVSCGERSFAGILLDCTKKSGLFGLSPSTLLPLADNSSAISCHGQVPEEGTGEVMQLETGPLPPHHQDPEKDQPPKTAVPEPPPPLIPPVPAGNLPPFPPYFEGAPFPHPLWLRNTYQQWVPQPPPRAIKRTRRRLSRNRDPGRLILSTIRLRPRQVLCEKCKSTVSPQDASPGPLNTPKPRRRLGSGPDSEYRKPEEPEDSAVIAMAAPRRNKREKREEDRVAGERIPRSPVIKISYSTPQGKGEVVKIPSRVHGSVEPFCPQQSLQNGSQDSEVSRDGETKGGGDRPSSGLSASIPKLKLTRPVPPVSDLPPPKIRLKPHRLGNGEHEPLYRAELVEELNGCPRGPLASSPALFADGSTHGLEDLSSGSSGEDDDLKRFPQGKHGRDGLAFLVDCPGRRADCTSESVCSSTDSLDELKSSGSEVTSPDTGDLSSGDSASVPSSSADTRQTVPPLTVRLHTQSVSQCVTEDGRTVAVGDIVWGHRQ, from the exons ATGGAGCCGCGGGCCGGCTGCCGGTTGCCGGTGCGGGTGGAACAGGTCGTCAACGGCGCGCTGGTGGTCACCGTGAGCTGTGGCGAGCGCAGCTTCGCCGGGATCCTGCTGGATTGCACGAAAAA GTCTGGTCTCTTTGGCCTGTCTCCATCTACTCTGCTGCCTCTGGCTGACAACTCCTCTGCCATCAGCTGTCATGGCCAGGTTCCTGAGGAGGGAACTGGAGAAGTGATGCAGCTGGAGACAGGACCTCTGCCTCCTCACCACCAAGACCCTGAGAAGGATCAGCCTCCCAAGACAGCTGTGCCTGAGCCGCCCCCACCTCTCATACCACCTGTGCCTGCCGGGAACCTGCCTCCCTTTCCACCTTACTTTGAGGgtgcccccttcccccacccactgTGGCTGAGGAACACCTACCAGCAGTGGGTGCCGCAGCCCCCACCCAGGGCCATCAAGCGGACCCGTCGGCGACTTTCCCGAAACCGGGATCCAGGCAGACTCATTCTTAGCACAATCCGCCTGCGGCCACGTCAGGTACTATGTGAGAAATGCAAGAGTACTGTGAGTCCTCAGGATGCCAGTCCTGGCCCCCTGAACACCCCCAAACCCCGCCGGAGGCTAGGCAGTGGCCCTGACAGTGAATACCGAAAGCCAGAGGAACCGGAAGACAGTGCCGTCATAGCCATGGCCGCACCAAGGAGAAACAAGAGGGAGAAGCGGGAAGAGGACAGGGTTGCCGGAGAGCGTATCCCAAGGAGCCCAGTCATCAAGATCTCCTACAGCACACCACAGGGTAAGGGTGAGGTGGTCAAGATCCCATCCAGAGTGCATGGCTCCGTGGAGCCCTTCTGCCCCCAACAGTCTCTACAGAATGGCAGCCAGGACTCAGAGGTATCGAGGGATGGGGAGACCAAGGGTGGTGGAGACCGACCATCCAGCGGGCTTTCAGCCTCCATCCCCAAGCTGAAGCTGACTCGTCCAGTGCCTCCTGTCTCAGACCTGCCACCTCCCAAAATCCGCCTGAAGCCCCACCGGCTGGGGAATGGAGAGCATGAGCCTCTGTACAGGGCTGAGCTGGTAGAGGAGCTGAATGGATGCCCACGAGGCCCCCTGGCCAGCTCCCCTGCTCTCTTTGCTGATGGCTCTACCCATGGGCTAGAGGACTTGTCTTCTGGAAGTTCTGGTGAGGACGATGACCTCAAGAGATTTCCCCAAGGTAAACATGGCCGTGATGGCTTGGCTTTTCTTGTCGACTGCCCTGGGAGGAGAGCAGACTGTACCAGTGAATCTGTGTGCAGCAGCACCGACAGCCTGGATGAATTAAAATCATCTGGCTCAGAAGTGACATCTCCAGACACAGGAGACCTGTCATCTGGCGACAGTGCCTCTGTTCCTTCGTCTTCTGCTGACACTCGCCAGACAGTCCCTCCCCTCACGGTCAGGCTGCACACGCAGAGCGTCTCACAGTGTGTGACTGAAGACGGAAGGACGGTGGCTGTAGGGGACATTGTGTGGG
- the Pwwp2b gene encoding PWWP domain-containing protein 2B isoform X2 — protein sequence MQLETGPLPPHHQDPEKDQPPKTAVPEPPPPLIPPVPAGNLPPFPPYFEGAPFPHPLWLRNTYQQWVPQPPPRAIKRTRRRLSRNRDPGRLILSTIRLRPRQVLCEKCKSTVSPQDASPGPLNTPKPRRRLGSGPDSEYRKPEEPEDSAVIAMAAPRRNKREKREEDRVAGERIPRSPVIKISYSTPQGKGEVVKIPSRVHGSVEPFCPQQSLQNGSQDSEVSRDGETKGGGDRPSSGLSASIPKLKLTRPVPPVSDLPPPKIRLKPHRLGNGEHEPLYRAELVEELNGCPRGPLASSPALFADGSTHGLEDLSSGSSGEDDDLKRFPQGKHGRDGLAFLVDCPGRRADCTSESVCSSTDSLDELKSSGSEVTSPDTGDLSSGDSASVPSSSADTRQTVPPLTVRLHTQSVSQCVTEDGRTVAVGDIVWGKIHGFPWWPARVLDISLGQKEDGEPSWQEAKVSWFGSPTTSFLSISKLSPFSEFFKLRFNRKKKGMYRKAITEAANATQHVAPEIRELLTQFEM from the coding sequence ATGCAGCTGGAGACAGGACCTCTGCCTCCTCACCACCAAGACCCTGAGAAGGATCAGCCTCCCAAGACAGCTGTGCCTGAGCCGCCCCCACCTCTCATACCACCTGTGCCTGCCGGGAACCTGCCTCCCTTTCCACCTTACTTTGAGGgtgcccccttcccccacccactgTGGCTGAGGAACACCTACCAGCAGTGGGTGCCGCAGCCCCCACCCAGGGCCATCAAGCGGACCCGTCGGCGACTTTCCCGAAACCGGGATCCAGGCAGACTCATTCTTAGCACAATCCGCCTGCGGCCACGTCAGGTACTATGTGAGAAATGCAAGAGTACTGTGAGTCCTCAGGATGCCAGTCCTGGCCCCCTGAACACCCCCAAACCCCGCCGGAGGCTAGGCAGTGGCCCTGACAGTGAATACCGAAAGCCAGAGGAACCGGAAGACAGTGCCGTCATAGCCATGGCCGCACCAAGGAGAAACAAGAGGGAGAAGCGGGAAGAGGACAGGGTTGCCGGAGAGCGTATCCCAAGGAGCCCAGTCATCAAGATCTCCTACAGCACACCACAGGGTAAGGGTGAGGTGGTCAAGATCCCATCCAGAGTGCATGGCTCCGTGGAGCCCTTCTGCCCCCAACAGTCTCTACAGAATGGCAGCCAGGACTCAGAGGTATCGAGGGATGGGGAGACCAAGGGTGGTGGAGACCGACCATCCAGCGGGCTTTCAGCCTCCATCCCCAAGCTGAAGCTGACTCGTCCAGTGCCTCCTGTCTCAGACCTGCCACCTCCCAAAATCCGCCTGAAGCCCCACCGGCTGGGGAATGGAGAGCATGAGCCTCTGTACAGGGCTGAGCTGGTAGAGGAGCTGAATGGATGCCCACGAGGCCCCCTGGCCAGCTCCCCTGCTCTCTTTGCTGATGGCTCTACCCATGGGCTAGAGGACTTGTCTTCTGGAAGTTCTGGTGAGGACGATGACCTCAAGAGATTTCCCCAAGGTAAACATGGCCGTGATGGCTTGGCTTTTCTTGTCGACTGCCCTGGGAGGAGAGCAGACTGTACCAGTGAATCTGTGTGCAGCAGCACCGACAGCCTGGATGAATTAAAATCATCTGGCTCAGAAGTGACATCTCCAGACACAGGAGACCTGTCATCTGGCGACAGTGCCTCTGTTCCTTCGTCTTCTGCTGACACTCGCCAGACAGTCCCTCCCCTCACGGTCAGGCTGCACACGCAGAGCGTCTCACAGTGTGTGACTGAAGACGGAAGGACGGTGGCTGTAGGGGACATTGTGTGGGGTAAGATTCATGGTTTTCCTTGGTGGCCAGCACGTGTCCTTGACATCAGCCTTGGCCAGAAGGAGGATGGAGAGCCCTCTTGGCAAGAAGCGAAAGTCTCATGGTTTGGGTCTCCAACTACATCATTCTTGTCTATTTCGAAACTGTCCCCTTTCTCTGAATTTTTCAAACTGAGATTTAACCGTAAGAAGAAGGGGATGTATCGGAAAGCTATAACTGAGGCTGCAAATGCCACACAACATGTGGCCCCAGAAATAAGGGAGCTCTTGACCCAATTTGAAATGTAA